Sequence from the Nitrospinaceae bacterium genome:
ATCCCAAGAAGGCCGATCCGGTCTCCTGAATTTTTAAACCATTGCGTACAATGCTGATCCAGGTTTTCTAAAAGCCCCACCACCGCAACCGTAGGAGTGGGGAAAATTGCAGCTCCTTTAGTTTCATTATAAAGACTGACATTGCCACTGACCACAGGAATATCAAAAAACCTGCACGCCTCCGAAATTCCCCGCACGGCCTCAACAAATTGCCACATGATTTCCGGTTTTTCCGGATTGCCAAAATTAAGACAATTCGTCAATCCGATAGGAGTTGCACCGGAACAGACGACATTTCGGGAGCATTCCGCAACCGCGATTTGCGCTCCCATGAAGGGGTCGAGGTAACAATAGCGGCTGTTGCAGTCCACGGAAAGCGCAATCGCTTTGCGGGTATTTTTAATACGCATGACGGCGGCATCGGACCCCGGCAAAACCAGCGTGTTGAGACGCACCATATGGTCGTATTGTTCGTACACCCATTCCTTGCTGGCAATGTTGGGGCTGGACAGTAGTTTTTTGAGCGCGTTATCGCCGCGTTCGGGTTCCACCAGCTCGGTAAGATCGAGATGCGCCACCTCGTCCAGATATTGCGGTTTACTGACCGGACGTTTGAGGTTGAGCGCGCCATCCACCACCGGGGAAATCGGCAGGTTGACGACTTCTTCCCCCTGATACGAGATGCGGACTTCCGGGGATTCGATCACCCGGCCAATGACGGCGCCATCGAGACCCCATTTATTTAAAATTTCCAAAGTTTCCTCTTCATGCCCTTGTTCGACGACGAACAACATGCGCTCCTGAGATTCGGAAAGCAGGATTTCATAAGCCGTCATGCCTTCTTCGCGGAGCGGGACTTTGGAAAGATCGAATTCGATTCCCGTTCCGGCGCGGCCCGCCATTTCAAAGGATGAAGAAGTCAGTCCCGCCGCGCCCATATCTTGAACGCCGACGATCCAGTCTTTTTTCATCAATTCCAGACAGGTCTCGATGAGCAGTTTTTCCGTAAACGGGTCGCCCACCTGGACCGTCGGGCGTTTTTCCTCGGTGGTTTCGTCGAACTCGGAAGACGCAAGCAGGCTGGCGCCGTGAATTCCGTCGCGCCCGGTTTTGGAACCGACATAGATCACCGGATTGCCCACGCCGCCGGCGTTGGCGAGAAACACTTTGTCCGATTTAACCAGCCCAAGGCAGAAGGCGTTGACCAGGATGTTGCCGTTGTAACAGGAGTCAAAGTAAACTTCTCCTCCTACGGTGGGAACTCCGGTACAGTTGCCATAGCTGGAGATGCCACCGACCACGCCGTTTAATAAATATCGGGTTCGGGGATCTTCCAGATCGCCGAATCGTAAGGAATTTAAAAGCGCGATGGGCCGTGCCCCCATAGTGAAGATGTCGCGCATGATCCCTCCAACGCCGGTGGCCGCACCCTGGTGCGGTTCGATGAAAGAAGGGTGGTTATGGCTTTCTATTTTGAAAACCACGGCCAGCCCGTCGCCGATGTCGACCACGCCTGCGTTTTCTCCGGGGCCTTGCAAAACGCGTGGGCCTTCAGTGGGCAGTTGTTTCAAATAAGGGCGAGAACTTTTGTAACTGCAATGTTCGCTCCACATGACCGAGAAGATTCCCAGTTCCGTGAAGTTGGGCGCCCGGCCCAGTAAATCGAGGATGCGTTGGTATTCCGAAAGGGTCAATCCGTGTTGTTTCACTACATCGGGAGTGACTTCAGGCATCGGCTGAAATTTTTGTGGAGGAGGCACGGGTTCGGTCAGAGCGATTGGATGAGGGATTTAAAAATGAGTTGACCGTCTAAGTTCGGCCAAAGCGGATCGGCGCAGCGTTCGGGATGCGGCATCATTCCCATCACATTCTTTTTTTCATTGGTTACGCCGGCGATGTTTTGGACGGATCCGTTGGGGTTCGACAGGTCGGAGATTTCTCCGTTCGAATCGCAGTATCTGAAAACGATCTGACCCTTTTCCTGCATTTGTTTCAGGGTTTCCGAAGGGGCAAAATAATTGCCTTCGTGGTGCGCGATGGGAATTTTCAGCGCCGGCTCGTTTTTGCATAAATGGGTGAAAGGCGTGTCCGCCGCTTCCACGCGGGTAAACACGGTCCTGCAGATAAATTTCTGTGAACGGTTTTGAATGAGCGCTCCTGGCAAAAGACCCGCTTCGACGAGAATCTGGAATCCGTTGCAAATTCCCAGAACCCGTCCGCCTTTGCTCGCAAAACGGACGACGGCTTTCATGACCGGAGAAAATTTGGAGATGGCCCCCGCTCTGAGATAATCGCCATAGGAAAACCCGCCGGGAAGAACGATAAAATCCAATTCATCCAGATTGGCATTGTCCTTATGCCATATCCACCGGGTATCGATCTCAAAAACGTGTTTGAGGATATGGTAACAATCGTGGTCACAATTGGACCCTGGAAATACAACAACCCCGCATTTCATACAGTTTTCATCAATAAAAGGAGAAATTCATTCCGCAGAGGACAAAGTGACCTGGTAGGATTCGATCACCGTGTTGGCCAGCAATTTTTCGCACATTTCCCGGACCCGGCCCTCGGCCTCCTGCTCGGTCAGGCCTTCAATACGGACTTCCATGTATTTGCCCACATTCACCTGTTTCACTTCATTATAACCCAGGTTGGTGAGAGCATGATGGACCGCCTGACCTTGCGGGTCCAGGACGCCTTTTTTGTAGGTAACGTGAATTTTCGC
This genomic interval carries:
- the purQ gene encoding phosphoribosylformylglycinamidine synthase subunit PurQ, which encodes MKCGVVVFPGSNCDHDCYHILKHVFEIDTRWIWHKDNANLDELDFIVLPGGFSYGDYLRAGAISKFSPVMKAVVRFASKGGRVLGICNGFQILVEAGLLPGALIQNRSQKFICRTVFTRVEAADTPFTHLCKNEPALKIPIAHHEGNYFAPSETLKQMQEKGQIVFRYCDSNGEISDLSNPNGSVQNIAGVTNEKKNVMGMMPHPERCADPLWPNLDGQLIFKSLIQSL
- the purS gene encoding phosphoribosylformylglycinamidine synthase subunit PurS, with the protein product MLAKIHVTYKKGVLDPQGQAVHHALTNLGYNEVKQVNVGKYMEVRIEGLTEQEAEGRVREMCEKLLANTVIESYQVTLSSAE
- the purL gene encoding phosphoribosylformylglycinamidine synthase subunit PurL — translated: MPEVTPDVVKQHGLTLSEYQRILDLLGRAPNFTELGIFSVMWSEHCSYKSSRPYLKQLPTEGPRVLQGPGENAGVVDIGDGLAVVFKIESHNHPSFIEPHQGAATGVGGIMRDIFTMGARPIALLNSLRFGDLEDPRTRYLLNGVVGGISSYGNCTGVPTVGGEVYFDSCYNGNILVNAFCLGLVKSDKVFLANAGGVGNPVIYVGSKTGRDGIHGASLLASSEFDETTEEKRPTVQVGDPFTEKLLIETCLELMKKDWIVGVQDMGAAGLTSSSFEMAGRAGTGIEFDLSKVPLREEGMTAYEILLSESQERMLFVVEQGHEEETLEILNKWGLDGAVIGRVIESPEVRISYQGEEVVNLPISPVVDGALNLKRPVSKPQYLDEVAHLDLTELVEPERGDNALKKLLSSPNIASKEWVYEQYDHMVRLNTLVLPGSDAAVMRIKNTRKAIALSVDCNSRYCYLDPFMGAQIAVAECSRNVVCSGATPIGLTNCLNFGNPEKPEIMWQFVEAVRGISEACRFFDIPVVSGNVSLYNETKGAAIFPTPTVAVVGLLENLDQHCTQWFKNSGDRIGLLGMTLEEIAGSEYVQQTFDLCRGTPPSLDKKQEKAVQEVCLELIQEKWIHSAHDCSDGGLGVAVVESCITGPDGSLGATINLDSTLRKDSLLFGESQSRILVSFKEKNRESIAKMAQKKEVPFTVIGEVGGSHFTVNINNAEYVHQDIQTLKNIWKNTLGDYAR